In Nostoc sp. GT001, a genomic segment contains:
- a CDS encoding SufS family cysteine desulfurase produces MTFTSTKTLADKVRADFPILHQEVNEKPLVYLDNAATSQKPLLVLNTLRDYYEHYNANVHRGAHSLSAKATDAYEGARDKVAKFINAASRQEIVYTRNATEAINLVAYSWGMNNLQPGDEIILSVMEHHSNIVPWQLVAQKTGAVLKFVELTPEETFDLSQYKKLISDKTKLVSVVHISNTLGCINPVEEIGAIAHKYGAKFLVDACQSVPHYPIDVQKIDCDWLVASGHKMCAPTGIGFLYGKLQLLESMPPFFGGGEMIAEVYLDHSTYAELPHKFEAGTPAIGEAIALGAAIDYLSSIGMDKIHAYEAELTAYLFQQLEQIPQIRIXRPKPNAKGVRVASPTGEGRAALASFTAGEVHANDLSTLLDQEGVAIRSGHHCTQPLHRYLGLAATARASLSFYNTREEIDIFIKALKETIDFFAGFSS; encoded by the coding sequence ATGACTTTTACCTCTACCAAAACCCTTGCTGATAAAGTTCGCGCTGACTTCCCGATATTGCATCAGGAAGTCAATGAGAAACCCTTGGTTTATCTCGATAATGCTGCGACATCGCAAAAGCCTTTGTTGGTGTTAAATACCCTGCGGGATTATTACGAACACTATAATGCTAACGTGCATCGAGGTGCCCATTCCCTGAGTGCTAAAGCTACTGATGCTTATGAAGGCGCTAGAGATAAAGTTGCCAAATTCATTAATGCTGCATCGCGTCAGGAAATCGTCTACACCCGCAACGCAACTGAGGCGATTAACCTAGTAGCCTACAGCTGGGGAATGAATAATTTGCAGCCGGGAGATGAGATTATTCTGTCGGTGATGGAACACCACAGTAATATTGTGCCTTGGCAATTGGTAGCACAAAAAACGGGTGCAGTACTGAAATTCGTGGAACTGACACCTGAAGAGACTTTTGATTTGTCACAGTATAAAAAGCTGATTTCCGACAAAACAAAGTTGGTGTCGGTGGTGCATATTTCTAATACTTTGGGTTGCATTAACCCAGTGGAAGAAATTGGTGCGATCGCTCACAAATATGGTGCTAAATTTTTAGTTGATGCTTGCCAAAGTGTTCCTCACTACCCCATTGATGTACAGAAAATAGATTGTGATTGGTTGGTAGCTTCTGGTCATAAAATGTGCGCCCCTACTGGGATAGGATTTCTGTATGGCAAGTTGCAATTGTTAGAATCAATGCCACCATTTTTTGGTGGTGGTGAGATGATAGCAGAGGTGTATTTAGACCATTCCACATACGCAGAATTACCGCATAAATTTGAAGCTGGTACACCTGCAATTGGAGAAGCGATCGCACTTGGTGCTGCAATAGATTATCTTAGCAGTATCGGCATGGATAAAATTCACGCCTACGAAGCAGAATTAACAGCTTATTTGTTCCAACAATTAGAGCAAATTCCCCAAATTAGAATTTANCGCCCCAAACCAAATGCAAAAGGTGTTCGCGTAGCGTCTCCGACAGGAGAAGGGAGAGCCGCTCTTGCGTCGTTCACCGCCGGAGAAGTCCACGCCAATGACTTATCTACATTATTAGATCAAGAAGGCGTTGCAATCCGTTCTGGACACCACTGCACTCAACCATTACACCGTTACTTAGGTCTTGCTGCAACCGCACGAGCAAGTCTATCTTTCTACAACACCCGCGAAGAAATTGATATTTTCATCAAAGCATTGAAAGAAACTATTGATTTTTTTGCTGGCTTCTCTAGTTAA
- the sufD gene encoding Fe-S cluster assembly protein SufD: MSIQVSPSPIPNSNVVSLTSTLLDRDDYLTGLLNQVTATKTEGWLQELRQSAANWVRHSTIPTTREEEWRFTDLSSLRQIQFNFQPGEISNAEGTPLSLPEALKSRLVFVNGKFAPALSAIANLPPGVKVSNLASLSADNREHLKQYLAQTEGAQEVFTALNTAGINDVAVVWVSKNVELETPIHLQFVTVAEPSIFSLPRCLVVAEAGSSLTLVEEYTTPSGLVGDFVENTTPEFVGFTNAVTEIWLGENAQVNHTRIQREHLADFHIGKTAVIQARDSRYTSHAITLGAKLSRHNLEILQTGEQTQTTLNGLTIISGKQLSDTHSAIALNYPHGTSDQLHKCIVGDRAHAVFNGKVFVPKPAQLTNAAQLNRNLLLSSKARVDTKPQLEITADNVKCAHGATVSQLEDDEIFYLQSRGIDENDARKLLINAFAAEVINKIPVPSLREILLNTVNNLKSLTNE; encoded by the coding sequence ATGAGTATTCAAGTATCTCCTAGTCCTATTCCTAATTCCAATGTAGTCAGTTTGACATCAACTCTGCTAGATAGAGATGATTATCTGACTGGGTTGTTAAATCAAGTAACAGCAACTAAAACAGAAGGTTGGTTGCAGGAATTACGCCAAAGTGCTGCAAATTGGGTACGCCACTCGACTATTCCCACCACCCGCGAGGAAGAATGGCGATTTACTGATTTGTCGTCTTTGCGGCAAATTCAATTTAATTTTCAGCCAGGCGAGATATCCAATGCAGAGGGTACACCTTTATCGCTGCCAGAAGCCCTAAAAAGTCGTTTAGTGTTTGTTAATGGCAAATTTGCACCTGCTTTATCTGCAATTGCCAACTTACCACCTGGCGTTAAGGTGAGTAATTTAGCTAGCTTGTCTGCGGATAATCGTGAGCATTTAAAACAGTATTTAGCTCAAACAGAAGGAGCGCAGGAAGTATTTACCGCGCTCAATACTGCTGGCATAAACGATGTAGCGGTAGTGTGGGTTTCCAAAAATGTGGAACTGGAAACGCCAATTCATTTACAGTTCGTAACTGTGGCTGAACCTTCAATTTTTTCTCTACCGCGTTGTTTGGTAGTAGCTGAGGCTGGAAGTAGTCTTACTTTAGTTGAAGAGTATACAACTCCTTCAGGTCTTGTAGGCGATTTTGTAGAGAATACCACACCAGAATTTGTTGGCTTTACTAACGCAGTAACGGAAATTTGGCTGGGAGAGAATGCTCAGGTAAATCACACTCGGATTCAACGCGAACATCTGGCCGATTTTCATATAGGTAAGACTGCTGTAATCCAAGCTCGTGATAGTCGATATACAAGTCACGCCATAACTTTAGGTGCGAAGTTGTCACGGCACAATTTAGAAATTTTGCAAACTGGTGAGCAGACACAAACTACTCTCAATGGTTTGACGATAATTTCTGGTAAGCAGTTGTCTGATACTCACAGTGCGATCGCACTCAACTATCCCCACGGTACAAGTGACCAATTGCATAAATGTATTGTAGGCGATCGCGCTCATGCAGTCTTCAATGGTAAAGTTTTTGTACCCAAACCAGCGCAGTTAACAAATGCAGCCCAGTTGAATCGCAATTTGCTGCTATCATCTAAAGCCAGAGTTGATACCAAACCCCAATTGGAAATTACTGCGGATAATGTCAAATGCGCTCACGGTGCTACTGTTAGCCAATTGGAAGATGACGAAATATTCTATCTGCAAAGTCGGGGAATTGATGAAAACGATGCTCGGAAGTTGTTAATTAACGCCTTCGCTGCTGAAGTTATCAACAAAATACCAGTTCCTTCTCTGCGAGAAATCCTTTTAAACACAGTGAATAATCTCAAGTCCCTGACTAATGAGTAA
- the sufC gene encoding Fe-S cluster assembly ATPase SufC yields the protein MIIENSEVVLSVRNLTANVDGTPILKGVNLDVRSGEIHAIMGPNGSGKSTFSKVLAGHPAYEVTGGEVIFQGQNLLELEPEERARSGVFLAFQYPLEIPGVSNLDFLRVAYNSRRKAQGLEEIDAFDFDDLIEEKLDVVKMNASFLSRSLNEGFSGGEKKRNEILQMALLEPKLGILDETDSGLDIDALRIVANGVNQLASPDNSTILITHYQRLLDYIVPDFVHVMAQGQIITSGGKELALELESRGYDWVLAEFAAAEVGV from the coding sequence ATGATTATTGAAAATAGTGAAGTTGTGCTGTCAGTTAGGAATCTGACGGCTAATGTTGATGGAACACCGATTCTGAAGGGTGTGAATCTGGATGTGCGATCGGGTGAAATTCATGCGATCATGGGGCCGAATGGTTCTGGTAAGAGTACTTTTTCTAAGGTGTTGGCTGGGCATCCGGCGTATGAGGTGACTGGCGGTGAGGTAATTTTTCAGGGGCAGAATTTACTGGAGTTGGAGCCGGAAGAACGCGCTAGAAGTGGTGTATTTTTGGCGTTTCAGTATCCGTTAGAAATTCCGGGTGTGAGCAATTTGGATTTCTTGCGGGTGGCGTACAATTCTCGTCGCAAGGCGCAAGGTTTAGAGGAAATAGACGCTTTTGATTTTGACGATTTGATTGAGGAAAAGCTGGATGTGGTGAAGATGAATGCCAGTTTTCTCAGTCGGAGTTTGAATGAAGGGTTTTCTGGTGGTGAGAAGAAGCGGAATGAAATTCTGCAAATGGCGCTGCTGGAACCAAAGTTAGGAATTTTGGATGAGACTGATTCGGGTTTGGATATTGATGCGCTCAGAATTGTGGCGAATGGGGTAAATCAATTGGCAAGTCCAGACAATTCGACAATTTTGATTACTCACTATCAACGATTACTCGATTATATTGTGCCTGATTTTGTCCATGTGATGGCACAAGGACAGATTATTACTAGTGGTGGTAAGGAACTGGCGCTGGAATTAGAGTCTCGCGGTTATGACTGGGTGCTGGCAGAATTTGCAGCTGCTGAGGTGGGTGTGTAA
- the sufB gene encoding Fe-S cluster assembly protein SufB, which produces MSATVKTLVNQPYKYGFITDIEADTIPRGLDEDVIRLISSKKNEPQFMLDFRLRAYRQWQKMTEPTWPNVKYPPINYQDIIYYSAPKRKKEKLNSLDEVDPTLLETFEKLGISLSEQKRLANVAVDAIFDSVSVATTFKEKLAEDGVIFCSFSEALQEHPELIKKYLGSVVPIADNYFAALNAAVFSDGSFVYIPKGVKCPMELSTYFRINSGDTGQFERTLIVAEEGSYVSYLEGCTAPMYDSNQLHAAVVELVALDNAEIKYSTVQNWYAGDANGKGGIYNFVTKRGLCQGVNSKISWTQVETGSAITWKYPSCVLVGDNSVGEFYSVALTNNMQQADTGTKMIHVGKNTRSTIISKGISAGNSSNSYRGLVKVNPTAKGARNYSQCDSMLIGDNAHANTFPYIQVQNNTGKVEHEASTSKIGEDQLFYFAQRGISAEDAISMMVSGFCKDVFNQLPMEFAVEADKLLSLKLEGSVG; this is translated from the coding sequence ATGAGTGCCACTGTCAAAACCTTAGTCAACCAACCCTACAAGTACGGCTTTATTACAGATATTGAAGCCGACACTATTCCGCGTGGACTAGACGAGGACGTTATCCGCTTGATCTCTTCTAAGAAGAACGAGCCGCAGTTCATGCTGGACTTTCGCCTCAGAGCTTATCGCCAGTGGCAAAAAATGACGGAACCAACTTGGCCGAATGTCAAGTATCCGCCCATAAATTATCAGGATATCATTTACTACTCAGCGCCGAAACGCAAGAAAGAAAAACTCAACAGTCTGGATGAAGTTGATCCAACCCTTTTAGAAACCTTTGAGAAACTAGGCATTTCCCTATCTGAACAGAAGCGACTGGCAAATGTCGCCGTTGATGCAATTTTCGATAGCGTTTCTGTCGCCACTACATTTAAAGAAAAGCTAGCGGAAGATGGCGTTATTTTCTGCTCGTTTTCGGAAGCGTTGCAAGAACACCCAGAATTAATCAAAAAATATTTGGGTAGCGTTGTTCCCATCGCTGACAATTATTTTGCCGCCTTGAACGCCGCCGTATTTAGCGATGGTTCTTTTGTCTACATTCCTAAAGGCGTGAAATGCCCAATGGAACTGTCTACCTACTTCCGCATCAACTCTGGTGATACGGGGCAATTTGAGCGGACTTTGATTGTCGCCGAAGAAGGTAGTTATGTTTCTTACCTCGAAGGTTGCACCGCACCGATGTATGACAGCAACCAGCTGCACGCCGCCGTTGTGGAACTCGTCGCCCTCGACAACGCCGAAATTAAATACTCCACCGTCCAAAACTGGTACGCGGGAGATGCTAACGGTAAAGGCGGTATTTACAACTTTGTCACCAAGCGCGGTTTGTGTCAGGGCGTAAATTCCAAGATTTCCTGGACTCAAGTAGAAACAGGTTCGGCAATTACTTGGAAATATCCTAGCTGTGTTTTGGTGGGTGATAACTCTGTAGGTGAGTTTTACTCGGTGGCGCTGACAAATAATATGCAGCAAGCCGATACGGGTACAAAGATGATTCACGTAGGTAAAAATACCCGCAGTACAATTATTTCTAAAGGAATCTCCGCAGGTAATTCTAGTAATAGCTATCGGGGTTTAGTGAAAGTTAATCCGACGGCTAAAGGCGCGAGAAATTATTCCCAGTGCGACTCGATGCTGATTGGGGATAATGCCCATGCTAATACTTTCCCTTATATCCAGGTGCAAAATAATACTGGGAAGGTGGAGCATGAAGCTTCTACTTCTAAGATTGGGGAAGATCAACTTTTCTACTTTGCTCAACGGGGTATTTCAGCAGAAGATGCCATTTCGATGATGGTTAGCGGCTTCTGTAAGGATGTTTTTAATCAGCTACCGATGGAGTTTGCTGTGGAAGCTGATAAGTTGTTGAGTTTGAAGTTGGAAGGCAGTGTTGGATAA